A region of Candidatus Eisenbacteria bacterium DNA encodes the following proteins:
- a CDS encoding DUF5674 family protein — protein sequence MKIVSEQLERDELGRMASGMFGNMVKAVVDVDRELLAVDAELHADLESLLIEHGSRQRSLWGINLYPEMEGDDFVEFDSLINVRPSQGNRSRCVESAQTRERIMRVIAKRIRL from the coding sequence GTGAAGATAGTCAGCGAGCAATTAGAAAGGGACGAGCTAGGGCGCATGGCCTCGGGCATGTTTGGCAACATGGTGAAGGCCGTCGTTGACGTGGATAGAGAGCTTCTCGCAGTTGATGCAGAGCTTCATGCCGATCTGGAGTCCTTGCTCATCGAGCATGGGTCGAGGCAACGGAGTCTGTGGGGAATCAATCTGTATCCGGAGATGGAAGGCGATGATTTCGTCGAATTTGATTCCCTCATTAATGTGCGCCCCTCTCAAGGAAATAGAAGTCGATGCGTTGAGAGCGCGCAGACGCGCGAGAGAATAATGCGTGTCATCGCGAAGAGGATTCGGCTATGA
- a CDS encoding DUF4197 domain-containing protein produces the protein MNLVTRINLLLCLVLLVAVSGCVTLQGSVTDILKGDSSGSGTLDESTVIAGIKEALRIGTQNTVLSTSKVDGYLGNALIRIAIPTQMQSVTLALRTAGLGSLVDELEVGMNRAAELAAGEARDIFWNAITGMTVSDAFGILNGGDNAATEYFHDRTYAALRTRFHPIIQQKIEEVGLSRVYSRIADAYNSLPLAGTPRLVDLDEYVTDEALTGLFTVLATEEQKIRQDPLARTTDLLRKVFGS, from the coding sequence ATGAACCTCGTGACGCGTATCAATCTGTTGCTATGTCTGGTGTTGTTGGTTGCGGTTTCTGGCTGCGTGACGCTACAGGGGAGCGTGACCGATATTCTGAAGGGGGATTCAAGCGGTAGCGGAACGCTTGATGAATCCACTGTCATCGCGGGCATCAAGGAGGCGCTGCGGATCGGAACGCAGAACACCGTGCTGTCTACGTCTAAGGTGGATGGATACCTTGGGAATGCACTGATACGGATTGCCATTCCGACGCAGATGCAGTCCGTGACCTTGGCCCTGCGCACAGCGGGACTGGGTAGCCTGGTCGATGAGTTGGAGGTCGGAATGAACCGGGCTGCCGAGCTCGCGGCCGGAGAGGCCCGAGACATTTTTTGGAATGCTATCACAGGCATGACTGTCTCGGACGCGTTTGGAATCCTCAATGGAGGCGACAACGCGGCCACCGAGTATTTCCACGATCGGACCTATGCCGCTCTGCGCACGCGCTTCCACCCCATCATCCAGCAGAAGATCGAAGAGGTTGGACTCTCGCGTGTCTACAGCCGAATTGCGGACGCCTACAACAGCCTTCCCCTGGCAGGAACGCCGCGTCTGGTCGATCTCGACGAATACGTGACCGACGAGGCTCTGACTGGGCTGTTCACAGTTCTGGCAACGGAAGAGCAGAAGATCAGACAAGATCCCTTGGCCCGGACAACCGATCTGTTGCGTAAGGTCTTCGGAAGCTAA
- a CDS encoding porin family protein: protein MKMLEKLIVVVVLLAGTAAASAAGEVSVGVKGGVITSNVTGIPEQWGDAQDYRISFTGGVFLNYAFDDALSLQPELLYTPKGFKGNLYDGFIDVDATPMIDFLELPVLVKYTFPGARLRPCIFAGPSLGFVVDSNLKISAGWLATNIDISRFTNDTDFGIVAGAGLDYETSYGVLTFDARYQRGFANIIESAEFEINGSPQTITVDQFKHYGFSFMMGYRF, encoded by the coding sequence ATGAAGATGCTTGAAAAACTGATTGTCGTGGTCGTACTCCTGGCAGGGACCGCTGCAGCTTCGGCCGCGGGTGAAGTGTCCGTCGGAGTAAAAGGAGGCGTCATCACCTCCAATGTCACCGGCATCCCCGAACAGTGGGGCGATGCGCAGGATTATAGAATCAGTTTCACCGGAGGAGTCTTTCTGAACTACGCCTTCGACGACGCCTTGAGCCTCCAGCCCGAGTTGCTCTACACACCGAAGGGCTTCAAGGGCAACCTCTATGACGGATTCATTGACGTGGACGCGACGCCGATGATCGATTTCCTGGAGCTGCCGGTGCTGGTGAAGTACACGTTTCCCGGCGCGAGACTTCGCCCCTGCATTTTCGCGGGTCCGAGCTTGGGTTTCGTGGTGGATTCAAATCTGAAGATCTCTGCAGGATGGCTGGCGACGAACATTGACATCTCCAGGTTCACGAACGATACTGATTTTGGTATTGTCGCGGGCGCGGGATTGGACTATGAAACGAGCTATGGGGTACTCACCTTCGATGCCCGCTACCAGCGCGGATTTGCGAACATCATCGAGAGCGCCGAGTTCGAAATCAACGGGTCACCACAGACGATAACGGTCGACCAATTCAAGCATTACGGATTTTCCTTCATGATGGGGTATCGGTTCTAG
- a CDS encoding lmo0937 family membrane protein, with the protein MLWTVGVILLILWLLGLVTAHTFGGAVHVLLVIALVVIVIRVLQGRRI; encoded by the coding sequence ATGCTGTGGACTGTAGGGGTCATTCTGCTGATTCTCTGGCTACTTGGTCTCGTCACCGCACACACATTTGGCGGAGCCGTTCACGTTCTCTTGGTCATCGCGCTCGTGGTGATAGTGATTCGTGTACTTCAAGGTCGACGCATATAG
- a CDS encoding outer membrane beta-barrel protein produces MGKKTLLILGLITLVVTQVNAQSISLGPQVGYYKVQDADEGKFMGGAACRLKLTPVIGVEASINYRQETYADELLTVRSWPVMVTGLIYPLPIVYGAIGAGWYNTTFDYDQDRLPLFDDETTQAFGWHFGGGVEVPVGPSFKLTADVRYVFLNYDFKEIPGSEDLDSNFTVVTVGFLFGL; encoded by the coding sequence ATGGGAAAGAAAACTTTGCTGATATTGGGGTTAATCACGTTGGTGGTTACCCAGGTGAATGCGCAGAGCATAAGTCTGGGCCCGCAGGTGGGCTACTATAAAGTCCAGGATGCCGACGAGGGTAAATTTATGGGTGGAGCAGCCTGTCGGTTGAAATTGACGCCGGTTATTGGTGTCGAGGCGTCCATCAACTACCGTCAGGAAACATATGCGGATGAACTCTTGACGGTCCGTAGCTGGCCGGTGATGGTAACCGGTTTGATTTACCCACTCCCCATTGTGTATGGGGCTATTGGCGCCGGCTGGTACAACACCACTTTCGATTATGACCAGGACAGGCTCCCGTTGTTTGACGACGAGACAACGCAGGCATTTGGCTGGCATTTTGGCGGTGGCGTGGAAGTACCCGTCGGTCCAAGTTTCAAATTGACGGCCGACGTTCGCTACGTCTTCCTGAATTACGATTTTAAGGAAATCCCAGGCAGCGAGGACCTGGATAGTAACTTCACTGTCGTCACAGTCGGGTTCCTGTTCGGTCTGTAG
- a CDS encoding DUF748 domain-containing protein — protein MDVRKRKRWALIALLVLVVLIVGGIVGFRVAVSALKGRVVEALPPDSEIKSIRVGWSSVKVEELRIKGPSGWPAVDALRAERVSIVPSLRSILSRQYQIRAITMVKPYLSALRTKDGRFLVVPGLLARAVGEGQAGTLSAPGAAFPGVTIGHITLQDAVVEIFDATVAEPPLKIRLEKVRVTVRNVVAPGRKGKSWFELAGVVKGVRRDGQADVAGWVEGSTNDSSVKTQLRSVDLLVLQPYLIKVGEMGVQKGSVDLDLQSDVSNNRLRAPGKITISDLELTPAKGPLGTFMGLPRQAVMAFLMKNENRITVNFVLEGNIKDPQFSLNETFTTRLAFATARVLGLDLGGMAKGLATLGQKGGEATGQAAKGAGGWLWHLFRGKKK, from the coding sequence ATGGACGTTAGAAAACGAAAGCGGTGGGCGCTGATCGCCCTGCTGGTGCTCGTCGTCCTTATCGTGGGCGGCATCGTAGGGTTTCGCGTGGCTGTCAGTGCCCTGAAGGGCAGGGTGGTGGAAGCCCTGCCGCCGGACAGCGAGATCAAGAGCATTCGGGTGGGCTGGTCCAGCGTTAAGGTGGAGGAACTGCGGATCAAGGGTCCGAGCGGGTGGCCGGCGGTCGACGCGTTGCGGGCAGAGCGTGTGTCCATCGTTCCCAGCCTGCGAAGCATCCTTTCCAGACAGTACCAGATCCGCGCCATCACCATGGTCAAGCCCTATCTTTCAGCACTCCGGACCAAGGACGGGAGATTTCTGGTGGTCCCCGGCCTGCTGGCTAGGGCGGTCGGGGAGGGCCAAGCGGGGACCCTGTCGGCCCCCGGCGCTGCCTTCCCGGGGGTGACCATCGGGCACATCACCCTGCAGGACGCGGTGGTGGAGATCTTCGATGCCACGGTAGCCGAGCCTCCCCTGAAGATCCGGCTGGAGAAGGTCCGGGTCACCGTGCGGAACGTGGTGGCCCCGGGGCGGAAGGGGAAGAGCTGGTTTGAACTCGCAGGTGTGGTGAAAGGCGTCCGGCGGGACGGGCAGGCCGACGTCGCGGGATGGGTCGAGGGCAGCACCAACGACTCCTCTGTGAAGACGCAGCTCCGGTCCGTGGACCTGCTGGTGCTCCAGCCCTACCTCATCAAGGTTGGCGAGATGGGGGTTCAGAAGGGCAGCGTCGACCTCGACCTGCAGTCGGACGTGAGCAATAACCGGCTGAGGGCGCCCGGGAAGATCACGATCTCGGACTTGGAGCTCACCCCAGCCAAGGGCCCGCTCGGCACCTTCATGGGTCTTCCCCGACAGGCCGTAATGGCCTTTCTTATGAAGAATGAAAACAGAATCACGGTGAACTTCGTCCTGGAAGGGAACATCAAGGACCCGCAATTCTCCCTGAACGAGACTTTCACCACGCGGCTGGCGTTCGCGACGGCGCGGGTCCTGGGGCTCGACCTCGGCGGGATGGCCAAGGGCTTGGCTACGCTTGGGCAGAAAGGTGGGGAGGCGACGGGCCAGGCAGCGAAAGGCGCTGGGGGCTGGTTGTGGCACCTCTTCAGGGGCAAAAAGAAGTAA
- a CDS encoding M48 family metalloprotease: MASRNAISIVAKILMFLLVPLSCAINPVTGKKQFMLVTEQDEISLGRQADQEVGQTYGFYENPALSDYVNRVGQSISKNTQRPNNEYHFKVLDTPVVNAFAVPGGYVYVTRGILTYMNDEAELAGVIGHELGHENARHIAQQMSRQQVAQLGLNVGVILSEDFRKYAGLAQLGSSMLFLKFSRDDERQADDLGVEYGSKSGYDTYRMAAFFQTLERLNSAGGGLPDWFSTHPDPGNRVTAVNNKTVEWRQKLTLTQYAIRRDNYLRAVNGIIFGEDPLQGYVEGGAFYHPTMRFTFPVPSGWQVNNTPLQVQIVSDKQDAVILLMQDSSASISEAADHFVQEANATVQSRGRLVVNGFQTEKVVARLISGQDSLQVLSYFIAKGKAVYAFHGMTRWNQYSQYSPTFSRTLGGFKNLDDSSKINVTPEKLIVKTVTKAGSLKAILKQFGTADDELENQAVLNGMQLADNVSAGTLIKIVVK, from the coding sequence ATGGCCAGCCGCAATGCCATATCCATCGTCGCAAAAATCCTCATGTTTCTTTTGGTCCCGCTCTCCTGCGCGATTAATCCCGTCACGGGCAAGAAACAATTCATGCTGGTTACGGAACAGGACGAGATTTCCCTTGGAAGACAGGCCGATCAGGAAGTGGGTCAGACATACGGTTTCTATGAGAATCCGGCGTTGTCGGATTACGTCAACCGGGTCGGTCAGAGCATATCCAAGAACACGCAGCGGCCGAATAACGAGTACCATTTCAAGGTGCTGGACACGCCTGTCGTCAACGCGTTTGCCGTGCCGGGTGGATACGTGTACGTGACGCGAGGCATTCTGACTTACATGAACGACGAGGCCGAGCTGGCCGGGGTCATCGGGCATGAACTCGGCCACGAGAACGCCAGGCACATTGCCCAGCAGATGAGCCGCCAGCAGGTTGCCCAGCTCGGATTAAATGTCGGCGTGATCCTTTCGGAAGACTTCCGAAAATACGCCGGACTGGCCCAGCTCGGCTCGAGCATGCTGTTTCTCAAGTTCAGCCGGGATGACGAGCGTCAGGCGGACGATCTCGGCGTCGAATACGGCAGCAAGTCGGGCTACGACACCTATCGGATGGCTGCATTCTTTCAGACTTTGGAAAGACTCAATTCGGCGGGCGGCGGTCTGCCGGATTGGTTTTCGACCCATCCCGATCCGGGGAACCGGGTGACGGCGGTCAACAACAAGACAGTGGAATGGCGCCAGAAACTCACTCTGACCCAGTATGCGATCAGGCGTGATAATTACTTGAGGGCGGTCAACGGAATCATTTTCGGCGAAGATCCGCTTCAGGGATACGTGGAAGGCGGCGCGTTTTACCATCCGACCATGAGATTCACCTTCCCGGTCCCAAGCGGATGGCAGGTCAACAATACGCCTTTGCAGGTCCAGATCGTTTCGGATAAACAGGACGCCGTCATCCTGCTGATGCAGGACAGTTCGGCTTCGATCTCCGAGGCCGCAGATCATTTCGTGCAAGAAGCCAATGCGACTGTGCAGTCCAGGGGACGGCTCGTCGTCAACGGGTTTCAAACTGAGAAAGTAGTTGCGCGTCTGATCTCCGGGCAGGACTCACTTCAGGTCTTGTCGTACTTCATAGCCAAAGGGAAAGCCGTCTATGCCTTTCACGGAATGACCAGATGGAATCAATACTCACAATACTCGCCGACATTTTCCAGAACATTGGGCGGGTTCAAGAATCTGGACGACTCATCCAAAATCAACGTAACACCGGAGAAGCTCATCGTCAAAACCGTCACCAAAGCGGGCAGTTTGAAAGCGATTTTGAAACAATTCGGTACGGCAGACGACGAATTGGAAAATCAGGCCGTTTTGAACGGAATGCAACTGGCGGACAATGTGAGCGCGGGAACGCTGATCAAAATTGTGGTGAAATGA
- a CDS encoding ice-binding family protein produces MKKSLIRSALCALALSFLAFGTVGWLAGCSDNSVKSETVPPSEPTNVTVTQVDSTTVEVTWTASTDNLVVCSYNVYRGLVLAGNTRDTTFRDTGLIPGMTYIYSVEALDCSQNASTRSASADTFTTPGTPPSDSTILGCAADFAILAGTTITNTGGTAITGDVGLSPGSAMTGFPPGTYTGTLHINDTAANDAKLCLTTAYLYLQGRPPVATVAGNIGGQTIYPGTYASSSTLAISSGNLTLDAGGNADALFIFQIASALTVTSGRQVILAGSAQAKNVYWQVGSAATLGTTSVFRGNILALDAVTLATGATVDGRVFARNGAVTLDANVVTMP; encoded by the coding sequence ATGAAGAAGTCTTTAATTCGTAGCGCTCTTTGCGCTTTGGCACTATCTTTTTTGGCTTTCGGAACGGTAGGCTGGCTGGCGGGCTGCTCGGACAACAGCGTCAAGTCGGAAACCGTTCCTCCCAGTGAGCCTACCAACGTGACGGTCACGCAAGTGGACTCAACCACCGTCGAAGTTACCTGGACTGCTTCGACCGACAACCTGGTGGTGTGCTCGTATAACGTCTACAGAGGGCTGGTTCTGGCCGGCAACACCAGAGACACCACCTTCCGGGACACCGGTCTTATTCCCGGCATGACTTATATCTACTCCGTTGAGGCCTTAGACTGTTCGCAAAACGCAAGCACGCGCTCGGCCTCCGCCGATACCTTCACAACTCCGGGGACTCCTCCCAGCGACAGCACTATCCTTGGGTGCGCGGCCGATTTTGCGATTCTGGCCGGCACGACGATTACCAACACCGGTGGCACAGCGATTACCGGAGATGTTGGGTTGAGTCCGGGTTCTGCAATGACTGGATTTCCTCCGGGAACTTACACCGGGACCTTACACATCAATGATACTGCCGCAAACGATGCTAAATTGTGCTTGACCACCGCGTATCTCTACCTCCAGGGACGACCACCAGTTGCAACTGTGGCCGGAAACATAGGCGGGCAAACCATCTACCCTGGCACCTATGCATCCAGCTCTACGCTTGCGATATCGTCAGGGAATCTCACTCTCGACGCCGGAGGCAACGCGGATGCTCTCTTCATTTTCCAGATTGCATCCGCTCTTACCGTGACGTCCGGTCGACAGGTTATCCTGGCCGGCAGCGCACAGGCCAAAAACGTCTATTGGCAGGTAGGCAGCGCGGCGACTCTTGGAACAACTTCGGTCTTCAGGGGGAACATACTGGCCCTTGACGCAGTCACGCTGGCGACCGGCGCAACTGTGGATGGCAGAGTATTTGCACGGAATGGAGCGGTTACCTTAGACGCCAATGTGGTTACCATGCCGTAA
- a CDS encoding PKD domain-containing protein, translating into MKRTTCLLSIVVLSMWLVLAVAPAQGMDQTGKLGLGLHGLVYKLGLTDHSDFWTVGEGVNLGLKYGLTSKAAIGLEGQIMQTYLADLSDGSKLEDGAGFTFDNVTDGPRQRAYVIGAVVEYHFMPEKNWSPYIFGGPGIYIWRWTDKDWNTLISADPSLIGTGIPPLDTDSECYYMKDQELYLMGGAGLEFFPAEWLSFDFGAKFRYLSHLLTNFKDGRDIVGSDPGQLDLPKGIGELYAGLTLYFGGKKECPPLSCQGSGNPMSGSPSLTVQFDGSASGGCPPGTYSWDFGDGVSSSDQSPRHTYQTAGNYTAWLTVTDSKGNRCQESVSSIMVGCPPLTCTASANPTNGPVPLTVQFGATVSGGCPPYTYNWNIGEERSSSEQNPSQRIEKAGNYTARLTVTDSKGNRCQESVSYETFVEYIPTPDKPIVLHGVKFEFDKSILSVRADSLLDLVAASMKRRPDVKVEVAGHCDWVGSDAYNQALSIRRAEAVRDYLIYKGVKAENLTFKGYGETKPMADNKTAEGRALNRRVELRRVQ; encoded by the coding sequence ATGAAGAGAACGACCTGTTTATTAAGTATAGTGGTGTTATCTATGTGGTTGGTGTTAGCCGTCGCCCCGGCGCAAGGCATGGATCAGACCGGGAAACTGGGACTAGGCCTTCACGGTCTAGTCTATAAGCTCGGCTTGACCGACCACTCCGACTTCTGGACCGTGGGTGAAGGGGTTAACCTGGGACTAAAGTATGGCCTGACCAGCAAGGCTGCTATTGGCCTGGAAGGGCAGATTATGCAAACCTACCTGGCCGACCTGAGCGACGGCTCCAAGCTGGAGGACGGAGCCGGGTTCACCTTCGACAACGTGACCGACGGGCCCCGGCAGCGGGCTTATGTGATTGGAGCGGTGGTCGAATATCATTTTATGCCGGAGAAAAATTGGTCTCCCTACATCTTCGGTGGCCCGGGCATTTATATCTGGAGGTGGACCGATAAGGATTGGAATACCTTGATTTCGGCGGACCCTTCCCTGATCGGCACCGGCATCCCTCCCCTTGATACTGACTCAGAGTGTTACTATATGAAAGACCAGGAACTCTATCTTATGGGGGGGGCGGGACTGGAATTTTTTCCTGCCGAATGGCTGTCTTTTGACTTCGGCGCAAAGTTTCGTTACCTGTCCCATCTCTTGACCAACTTTAAGGACGGAAGAGACATTGTGGGGTCAGATCCCGGCCAATTAGACTTGCCCAAAGGCATAGGCGAATTGTATGCCGGCTTAACCTTGTATTTTGGCGGGAAGAAAGAATGCCCGCCATTGTCCTGCCAGGGCTCCGGAAATCCGATGAGCGGGAGTCCTTCCCTAACGGTGCAGTTTGACGGTTCGGCCAGTGGAGGCTGCCCGCCCGGCACCTACAGCTGGGATTTTGGGGATGGCGTCTCCAGCAGCGACCAGAGCCCCCGGCATACCTACCAGACGGCGGGGAACTATACGGCCTGGTTGACGGTCACCGATTCGAAAGGGAACCGCTGCCAGGAAAGCGTCTCTTCCATAATGGTCGGCTGCCCACCATTGACCTGCACGGCCTCGGCCAATCCCACCAACGGGCCGGTCCCCTTGACGGTGCAGTTTGGGGCTACGGTCAGCGGAGGGTGCCCGCCCTACACCTACAACTGGAATATTGGGGAGGAGCGCTCCAGCAGCGAGCAGAATCCCAGCCAACGTATCGAGAAAGCGGGGAACTATACGGCCCGGCTGACGGTCACCGATTCGAAGGGGAACCGCTGCCAGGAAAGCGTTTCCTATGAGACTTTCGTCGAGTACATCCCGACTCCGGACAAGCCGATAGTGCTCCACGGCGTGAAATTTGAATTCGACAAATCCATACTGTCCGTCAGAGCCGATTCTCTCCTTGACCTGGTGGCAGCCAGTATGAAAAGGAGGCCGGATGTTAAGGTGGAAGTCGCCGGACACTGTGACTGGGTTGGTTCGGACGCCTACAACCAAGCGCTCTCTATCCGTAGAGCCGAGGCAGTGCGCGATTACCTGATCTACAAAGGTGTTAAGGCTGAGAATCTGACCTTCAAGGGCTACGGCGAGACCAAGCCCATGGCTGACAACAAGACCGCCGAAGGTCGGGCCCTGAACCGCAGGGTGGAATTGAGGAGAGTTCAGTAA
- the mgtA gene encoding magnesium-translocating P-type ATPase has protein sequence MDSPKPTPTPSQRPGHPAGANGPTISAQLLAKARVDTATLLQELASRLEGLSQAEADARLKQVGPNEIAREKRQSPVRRLLNNVKNPLVILLVALGVLSYLTGDLRAMAVIFVMVLLGVVLRFSQELRADNAAEKLEAMVSNTATVVRGGAEVEMPLKLVVPGDIIHLAAGDMVPADARLLAAKDLFLNQAALTGEALPVERKADPAPADVQNPLDLPNLCFLGSNVESGSATAVVIHTGDRTYFGSLAASIVGQRQLTSFDRGVNKFTWLMLRFIAVMVPAVFLINGLSKHNWLEAFLFALAVAVGLTPEMLPMIVTVNLSKGALAMARKKVIVKRLNAIQNFGAMDVLCTDKTGTITQGKIVLEKHLDVRGEPSDKVLYYGYLNSYHHTGLKNLLDEAILAHEELEERLKAKEKYRKIDEIPFDFVRRRMSVVVEDETGLNTLICKGAVNEVMGLCTRVVINGKVLDVLPEHDAHRRQMVDQLNGQGFRVVALAYKEMPGSSDEPVYAVKDESDLILLGFLAFLDPPKETAAEALQRLHGLKVDVKILTGDNEIVTAYICREVGLPVEQILLGSQVETLSEAALAEAASVTSVFARLAPAHKERIIKALQSKGHVVGFMGDGINDAPALKAADVGISVDSAVDIAKESSDIILLENSLLILEQGVLEGRRVFGNIIKYIKMAASSNFGNMFSVVGASAFLPFLPMLPIQVLTNNLLYDFSQTAIPTDEVDADWLTKPRKWTIGEIQRFILFIGPISSIFDYLTFFIMLAVFKARHNPALFHTGWFVESLFSQTLIIHVIRTRRIPFIQSRASWPLIATSLIIVAVGAWLTVSPLAGTLGFVPLPQLYWLLLAIMLPCYVVLTQLVKTWFYRRFGE, from the coding sequence ATGGATTCTCCGAAACCAACGCCGACTCCGTCTCAGCGTCCAGGTCATCCCGCCGGCGCGAACGGGCCCACCATCTCCGCTCAGTTGTTGGCAAAGGCGCGCGTCGATACCGCGACCCTCCTGCAGGAGCTGGCATCGCGCTTGGAAGGCTTGAGCCAGGCGGAAGCCGATGCGCGATTGAAGCAGGTCGGGCCGAACGAGATCGCCCGCGAAAAGCGCCAGTCCCCCGTGCGGCGCCTGCTGAATAACGTCAAGAATCCGTTGGTCATCCTGCTGGTCGCGCTGGGTGTGCTGTCGTATCTGACCGGTGACCTGCGGGCGATGGCGGTCATTTTCGTAATGGTATTGCTGGGCGTGGTGTTGCGTTTCTCCCAGGAGCTACGCGCCGACAACGCGGCTGAGAAGCTCGAAGCGATGGTCAGCAACACGGCGACGGTGGTGCGCGGCGGGGCGGAAGTGGAAATGCCGCTCAAGCTGGTGGTGCCGGGCGATATCATCCACCTGGCCGCCGGTGATATGGTGCCGGCCGACGCGCGGCTGCTCGCCGCCAAGGACCTGTTCCTGAACCAGGCGGCGCTCACCGGCGAGGCCTTGCCGGTGGAACGCAAGGCCGACCCTGCGCCGGCGGACGTGCAGAACCCGCTCGATCTGCCCAACCTCTGCTTTCTCGGCTCCAACGTGGAAAGCGGCTCCGCGACCGCCGTGGTCATCCACACCGGAGACCGCACCTACTTTGGCTCGCTGGCGGCCAGCATCGTCGGACAGCGCCAGCTCACCAGCTTCGACAGGGGCGTCAACAAGTTCACCTGGCTGATGCTCCGTTTCATCGCCGTGATGGTGCCGGCGGTCTTCCTGATCAACGGGCTGAGCAAGCACAACTGGTTGGAAGCGTTTCTGTTTGCCCTGGCGGTGGCAGTCGGGCTGACCCCCGAGATGCTGCCCATGATCGTGACCGTCAACCTGTCGAAGGGCGCCCTGGCGATGGCGCGCAAGAAAGTGATCGTCAAACGCCTGAACGCCATCCAGAACTTCGGAGCGATGGACGTACTCTGCACCGACAAGACCGGCACCATCACCCAGGGCAAAATCGTGCTCGAAAAGCATCTGGACGTGCGCGGCGAGCCTAGCGATAAGGTGCTGTACTACGGCTACCTGAACAGCTATCACCATACCGGACTAAAGAATCTACTCGACGAGGCGATCCTTGCCCATGAGGAACTGGAAGAACGCCTGAAGGCGAAAGAAAAATACCGCAAGATCGACGAAATCCCCTTCGACTTCGTGCGGCGGCGGATGTCGGTGGTGGTGGAAGATGAAACCGGATTGAACACGCTGATCTGCAAAGGCGCCGTGAATGAAGTGATGGGTCTGTGCACCCGGGTGGTAATCAACGGGAAGGTTCTCGATGTTCTGCCCGAGCATGATGCCCACCGCCGGCAGATGGTGGACCAGCTGAACGGTCAAGGCTTCCGGGTGGTCGCCCTGGCCTACAAAGAAATGCCCGGCTCCTCCGATGAGCCTGTTTACGCGGTCAAGGATGAGTCCGATCTGATCCTCCTGGGTTTTCTCGCCTTCCTCGACCCGCCCAAGGAGACCGCCGCGGAGGCCTTGCAGCGGCTGCACGGCCTGAAGGTCGACGTTAAGATCCTGACCGGCGATAACGAGATCGTCACCGCGTATATTTGTAGGGAAGTGGGCCTGCCGGTCGAACAGATCTTGCTCGGCTCGCAGGTCGAGACGCTGAGCGAGGCGGCGCTGGCCGAAGCCGCCAGCGTCACCAGCGTTTTTGCCAGGCTGGCCCCGGCCCACAAGGAGCGCATCATCAAGGCGCTCCAGAGCAAAGGGCACGTGGTGGGCTTCATGGGCGACGGCATCAACGATGCGCCGGCCCTCAAAGCCGCCGATGTGGGCATTTCGGTGGACAGTGCGGTGGACATCGCCAAGGAGTCGTCCGACATCATCCTGCTGGAGAACAGCCTGCTGATCCTGGAGCAGGGTGTGCTGGAAGGCCGGCGCGTGTTCGGCAACATTATCAAGTATATCAAGATGGCGGCCAGCTCCAACTTCGGGAATATGTTCAGCGTCGTGGGGGCCAGCGCATTCCTGCCCTTCCTGCCCATGCTGCCAATCCAGGTGCTCACCAACAACCTGCTCTACGACTTCTCACAGACTGCTATCCCCACCGACGAGGTGGACGCTGACTGGCTGACCAAGCCGCGCAAATGGACGATCGGCGAAATCCAACGCTTCATTTTGTTTATCGGTCCGATCAGTTCGATCTTCGATTACCTGACGTTTTTCATCATGCTGGCCGTGTTCAAGGCCCGGCACAACCCGGCCCTGTTCCACACCGGCTGGTTCGTGGAGTCGCTCTTCAGCCAAACGCTGATCATCCACGTGATTCGCACCCGTAGGATTCCGTTCATCCAAAGCCGGGCGAGTTGGCCGCTGATCGCCACCTCCCTGATCATCGTTGCTGTGGGCGCCTGGCTGACGGTTTCGCCCCTGGCCGGCACGCTCGGCTTTGTCCCGCTGCCGCAGCTCTACTGGCTGCTGCTGGCGATCATGCTGCCGTGCTACGTAGTGCTGACCCAGTTGGTGAAGACTTGGTTCTACCGGAGGTTTGGCGAATGA